Sequence from the Coleofasciculaceae cyanobacterium genome:
ATCCATCCCTGTCGGGCATTACCTGTTAATTCAGGTTAAGCATTGGCTTTTTACAGCATCCTACTCCCATATTTCATACGCTTCACATCTGGTTTATCAAGATAAGGTCTTGATAGAAATATGGGGTTATCTCGTTCCCTAAACTCATTTCGCGTTGTTGTTAGTCCCTAATCTCTACTCCGAGAGGTATATTGATGAGATAATATTATTAATAAATAGAATTAATATCTTTTAATCTCTTTCTTATAAAAGAGATTCAACCTCTATTGCCTTTTGGCTGTAGTGTATTAAGCCGTTCCACTACTTTATATTTACGAAGCTTAAAATTAGTTAGACTTTGTTGAACTTAAACAACTTCCCTTGCGGAGTTACCGAATTCGGCTATCAGCTATCCGCTTTTATCCTAGCTTTGCACCACGGGCGATGTTACCTAGCAGCACATAGGATATGGATTCAAAATGTCTCATTCATTGGTAGGAATTTAACCTACATGAGTTTAGAGTTATTGTATTTTCTAGGTACTAGATTATACCCTCAGCGTTCCTACAAATTGTAGTTAGGCTGAAACGAGTCGCACATAAGAATATATAATATAGCAATTCTTACCTTTATAAGGTACACCTCAATTAGCCCGTGCATGATTAGCGTCTGGAGACGCGTCCCATGAACCATTAGCCCGTGCATGATTAGCTCCTTACGTCCTAAAGGACGACGCGAAGCTAGTGCTTTAGCATACACCTTCGGATATCGCGTCCCATTGACTATTAGCAAAAACCAAGGTGTCAGACTGTACCTTACGTAAATGAGAACCGCTATATATGTGGAATCCAGAAGATTATGCCAAAAACTCTGATGCTCAATTAAAATGGGCGCGATCGCTAACCAAGAATTTAAACTTAGAAGACTATCAGTCGATTCTTGATGTTGGGTGTGGAGATGGCAAAATTACCGCTGACTTTGCAACTACTTCACCTCAAAGCCGAATAGTCGGGGTAGATAGTTCACCTGAGATGATTACTTATGCCGAGCGCAAATATCCTCTAAGTCAATATTCCAATCTAGCTTTTAATTGCATAGACGCGCGATTAATTAATTTCCAGCAAGAGTTTGATTTAATTTTTTCCAATGCCACTCTTCATTGGGTAAACGATCATCAGGCATTTCTCAAAGGTGCAAATAAAGCGTTAACACATCGGGGAAGACTAATTATTTCCTGTGGCGGGAAGGGTAATGCTGCTGAGATTTTAGAGACTTTTGATGAGTTAACAACTTCTGATGATTGGCAAGCTTACTTTAATGATTTTCATAATCCTTATTTCTTTTATGGACTTGAAGATTATCGGATTTGGTTAGAAAAATCTGGTTTTGCGATCGCGCGTTTGGAGTTAGTGCCAAAGGATATGACTCACCAGGGAAGAGAGGGATTAGCAGGTTGGATACGCACTACCTGGATGCCCTTTACTAAGTATGTTCCAGAAGAACACAGAGATGAATTTATTGCTCAGTTTGTCGAGTTGTATTTGGCTAACAATCCTTTGGATGAGAATGGATTAACTCACGTTTCCATGGTTAGATTAGAAGTCGATGCTAATAAAGTTTAAATTGGTATAAGATTCAATGCTTCACCATCCAATTCTTAACAAAGCTGCTTTTCAAATTCATTTAAAACTTGAGAACAACTTTCCCAATCAATATTCTCAACCTTGCTATATCGCTCGTCAAACGGATGTTTAGGTCTGATATTATCGATTATCTTGGCTTCTTCTGCCTCAGCGATCGCTACATTAACCCAAGCATCTTGCAGAACATCGGGGATCTGTCCAAACAAGCCATGTATTTCTTCCAACCTTAATGAAAGTAGTTCGTGAACTCTGTCTTCTACTGAGTCGCGATACCGTAGATTGAGAATC
This genomic interval carries:
- a CDS encoding methyltransferase domain-containing protein; the encoded protein is MWNPEDYAKNSDAQLKWARSLTKNLNLEDYQSILDVGCGDGKITADFATTSPQSRIVGVDSSPEMITYAERKYPLSQYSNLAFNCIDARLINFQQEFDLIFSNATLHWVNDHQAFLKGANKALTHRGRLIISCGGKGNAAEILETFDELTTSDDWQAYFNDFHNPYFFYGLEDYRIWLEKSGFAIARLELVPKDMTHQGREGLAGWIRTTWMPFTKYVPEEHRDEFIAQFVELYLANNPLDENGLTHVSMVRLEVDANKV